Genomic segment of Salvia splendens isolate huo1 chromosome 12, SspV2, whole genome shotgun sequence:
GAGTATGTTATtgataaaaaagaaagagaataaagtagagagaatagaataggaagtgaataaagtaaagagaattaagtaagagaaagtaaggttagaaagataaaaaaattgcTATATATGAAATGACTTAACTATCAGGAAActtttcaaaatggaaaaaatgactcaactatgaaagAACGGATGGATGGAGTTATCGACTCAAGGCAAACAACTACTCCGTATATTAAATGGGCTACTAAATGCCGTTGTGCTATAGTACTAAACATTTTACTGCCCAACAACCATAACATATTAACCcaattcatcttcttcctcaagATACAACAGCCGCAACTGGATGCAGCACACCAACACTTTTGTAATTTCCGGTGGAATTAGTGGTCCGGcaataaaaaaagtgaaaaatagcGGACGGCGGTAAGACGTCGCGCAATAGGCGCCGGGCGTGCAACGAGTGACTACCGACCCGCCCTCGGCGCCCGCCACCTCCCTCCCGCGGCTCGGCGGCCTGGCGGCTGcctattgtgaatgctcttatatattactctttcatactttattctttcttataCTCTATTCTTAGTCTTTAACAAATCAAATTCTTAAATGTCGAGCCTAAAACAAATGTTcaaatatcttgagacagatggagtatatttttggtTGACGATaaatgtattattttatctatctATGCTAATCTTCATCTAAGAAGAAATTTAGCGAGACTTGTATGGATTTTTGAGTAGCATTATCTTTTGGTGTGAAAGTTCCaaactatatactccctccatcctataGAAATAAGCCATTTGGGGTTGCgcgagttttaatgtgtaattggtaaagtaagagaaaagaagaaaaaatagttaaaattgtGTAGTGGGTGGTGGAGCCTATAAAtgataaagaaaaagagaaggagaaaaaaatgtcaaaattagaTATGGACTATTTCAATGGGAatgacaaaaaaggaaatatggtcTATTTCTATTAGACGAAGTGAAGGGAGTATGTTAATATATGAATCGTTATATGGTATACAATATAGATCTATCCTCTCATGCAAAATGTTTTCAGCATTGGAATTCAACCTTGGATCCTTCGATCCGTTCTCGTCTCGACTCTTTAAACTCTAAATATTTATCTCTATTCGAACGTAGACGTGACGTGGCGATCAGATTAACCAATGGCAATGGGATGAGAATGTAATAATTTGAAGTCAACGACATTGTTTAAAATGTTCATCTTACAAAGTTTGAAAACCATTTACGACCATTTCCACCAATTTTACGAGGGGCTGATAAACAATTTCTTTCTTCCCACGTCAACTCTAGGCgccattttattatattatattatattcatAGTTTTTTAGTTGTACGTTCAAGTATATTCGTGAGTCGATGTATCTATTCATAGGGAGTTTGCAAATCATTTTTCAGTCGTACATTTAAGTATATTTCCACCAATTAATATTTACTAAATTATATTCCCTCCTTCCCAAACTTAAAGAACAGCATTTTTTAGCATGAGAATTAAAAAGATAAacatttaattagttaaataaaagaataaagtaggaaagcaaaaaaatagaataaaataaaaaggaaattaaaaattactactgtaaatatttttgttaaagaGAAAATGCATCACTTATCATAAGACTTggtggagggagtattatatagtaTTTCCGTTTGAACAAGTgtaggaaaataaaatacaatggtaAAATACAATGGAAGCCAGTCAATGCCAATCCACACGTTGGATTAGCCTGGATTGATTTTTTAATGGTTGACAtgctattttttctcttttcttcactTATAAAACCATGTTCTAACCTTTTTTTGCATCAATAACTTGGCAAACAAGGAAAAAGGAAGAGAAAATGAAGCTAGTTTGGTCGCCGGAAACAGCATCCAAGGCTTATATTGATACCGTAAAATCGATTAGTACGATGCAGTGTGAGCTTTCACATGAATCGAGCCTGGCGGAACTCATTTCCGCCATGGCGGCCGGATGGAACGCGAAAGTAGTCGTGGAGACATGGTCACGGGGAGGCGTTGAAACGAGCATTGGCCTTGCCGTGGCGACTCATCACAGCGGGGGCAGGCATATTTGTGTAGTCCCTGACAAGGAGTCGATGGCGGAGTACAAAGACGCCATGGCTCAGTCGGGACATATAGCCGATGAGGTTATAGTTGAGGGAGCCTTGGAGGGATTGGAAGGGATAGATTTTCTAGTTGTTGATTGCAGGAGAGAAGAGTTTGCGAGGATGATTAGGGCTGCTAAATTAGGAGAGAGGGGGGCTGTTTTGATATGCAAGAATGCTACTTCCGACCTCAGCTGGCGGGCCGTGCTACGGAGGGAGTCGAGGGTCATGCGGTCGGTGTTTCTGCTGATCGGGGACGGTGTCGGCATCGCTCACGTGGGTGGGACCTCCGCCGGAACAAAGCATCGAAGTAGGTGGATCAAAGGTATCGATCAGAAATCAGGGGAGGAAGTTATCTTTCGGAATTGATTATTTGTATGCATAAAATGTTATGGGATTTGAATGGACGATTATTTGATTCTTTTCGCATGTAGATAGGTGGAAATTTGTATAATGTACTTCCTCCATCCCGCTCCGTCCCGCAATATGAGTTCTATTTAATTATAACACGAGTttaaagaaatgtaaagaaaagttgattgaataagttagtggaatatgagtctcacttaaaTATATTACTGTACTTTTTATAAGAAAATgcgagtgaaataagttggtggaatgtagggccctatttatcatttatggtaaagtgaaatatgactattATTATGGAGCGGGccgaaatgacaaaacatgactcttattgtgggacggagggagtagatacAAACAGCTTACTTCGATAAATTTATATGAAGCTGTTTTTCGATGTAGCTGTTTTCTTCACAAAACAATAGATCCTAGAAAAAATCTACAAAATGAAAGAGTGAGTTATTATGACCAATCTCAGACAAACAGCCAAAATCAAAGAATTCGTCTGGAGTTTCCTCCTAAGTCACATACATGGTAGAGGAATCTTCCTTTTCAATGTCAATTCATGCACTATTTTAAAATGATGGCGACAGCAGTTGATTGTTTGCCCAGCTTAAGTAGAAACGCAACAGAAACACCAACTGCGCTTTCCTGTTTACTCTTCAGAGCAGTTTCTTTTGCAATTGGGCTTTCTCCTTCTCTACTCGTTTTTCCTCTGCAAGAATGGACCTACGAGGCAAGAAACAGAATGTCAACTCATATCTTCGActcaatatttttgtttatcaCAAGCTTCGGCTCAATATTCATACAAAGCACAAGGTGATGGAAGTGCTCAGCAAAGAAATAAGCCAAATGAAATAAGgggaaaaaagaagagagagacaAAATGAAATCAGATGAAAGCAAACTGACCCAAAAGTTTCCACAAAAGAATCTGCTAGTGTTAAAATATGATAACAAACAAGATCATCTATCTTTCATCTACCGGGgggagagggagggagagagggagggagggagggggagagagagagagagagggagagagagaggatgaGTTTCTTACAACTCGGCAATCTTTTTTAGCGTCTCTTTTGAAGGAGGTACTGGGGCATATGAAGCAGCATCAATGATTGCCTGTCTCATTCATGTACAAACGATCAGTGATACCATGAACAATTTCGCTCATAAAGCATTTAACACCAGATACTACAATGACATCAGAAACAGATTGATTTCTTTAATCCAGACGTACCTGTAATTTCTTCTTTTGGTAACTGAATACCTGTAGTTTTGCAATGGCATCTTCAGCATTGCTCCTACAACAAAAAACAAGACATTAACTTCTCTAGCATAAATTGAAATAGATAATGCATGATAAAGAAGTCACAGATATTAACTTTTGAGCTTTACTCTTCTTTGAAGAAATTACAATCTCCCCATCTTTGTTGATCCGGTGCTTCTCCTGCCAATGACATCAGAAATTAGGAAACAACGATACCATGACCAAAAAAGACTTAAATAACATTAATATATGGAGATTTCCATCACAAGCAATTTTAATAATCCATGCTACAAAGTTTCATGTACAGGCTTCAAATCTATGGTAAATAataattggaattttggatACATACCCCTGAGATACATGAGATAAACTTGACTCTAACTCTAAGCCTAAAAAAATAGTACATAACTTCTACTTGTTGACTTTCAGAAAAGAAATTATTGCTACTACAAGTTTAACattttactatatttatttatagtctTAAATATGCGTATGTATATATTGGAACCATTAACAAGTAAAATGAAACCTAAAACTGAAACCCAGAAAATGATTCAAAATACTAAACTTATTTGGTTGGTTCGTCTAGTCCTCGTGAAGCTAGGAGAATGATGGAGTGAAGACCCATTAGTTGAGACTTGGGAGGGCATGATGCCCCAATTATAACAGTCAAGCGGCAAGCAAAAGTTTATTGGCTTCTACAAGGTGAGCTAGAGACAAAGAAGCGTAAAACACCTGTCCTTCAAATAAGGATAAGGAATCACAAAATCTATGATTAAAAGCAGCAGACTTAGTTAGTGGTTAAATTGATAACTGCACATACACAAAGGTACCATCTATTTGAACTTTACCACACTAAGGAGAGTTGGAAGAAATAAAGAATTAACTCAAGAAAACTCAAACTAAAATCACAAGGAGAAGGGGAAAATAAAGTCATAACGCACCATTTGCATGATCCTTTCTCTCACTTTTTCATCCAACCATTGTGCAGTTTTTACATTGAACCGCATGTCCACCTTTGTGTTTACCGCTGATGAAGAAATGTAATTAGTGCATATAAGTACCTGACTAGGCAAGGATAAAACTGAGGTAACACACCTTTGTTGAAACCTTGCCCTCCCCCACCACTGTTTGCATAGCTTATTTTAACATGGTCTGCAAGGCAAATTGAAAATTATCTAACCTCATTATAGTCATTCATCGCTATAAACAAAAACATCAATTGCATCCTAGCTAAAAGTTTAAGAATTCAGAAAGTTTATAAGGAAAAGACAATTAGAGTGGTCAGGGGACAAACATGTAAAACATTTCTAGAGACCCTCAGtattccaaaataaaaaaatgtagaaGGGAAAAAGAGGTATACTCACAAAATAAGATACAAAAACTGATAGAACATATACCTTCCAGTTCGTATCCAGGTTTATCAATTTCGAGGTAAGCAGCCACCAGATTagcttgtttttttttccttaagttttaatattataGAGTTCCTTTAGTTGGTCGAAGCCCAAGGGATCTTGCATGCGCCAGCTATGGTAGTATTCATTAGAAAGGCATGTGGGATTGTGCCTGAGGACCTTGTTTAAGGTTGTTCTTTTCCATTTAACCAATCTTTTTATTCAAGAACTTGTGCTTAACTTCAAATGAAACATTCAAGTGAGAGCTGTTCTGTAGGAAAATTGTTTTGCATGGCCAATCATCACGAAGCAATAGACCTCAACAGTACtcataacatatcatcaacagaTAAACATACATAGACTATCTCAAATAgcaaaaataattcatttaaCAATACGAGATAGTGCAATATAAATATTaggtttaagaaaataaaattccatATTCCGAAATGTCAACAATGCATAGTAGGAGTAGGACACTTCAGAGATTTTTTACTCAAAAGGTCAAGATAAAATTTGAAACACAAGTGATATCAACATAATATAGATCAGAAATTTTCTTTCGGGAGCATAGTAAGATATACCCATTGGATCATTGTGTAATACTGATCAGCTAGGTTATATCCACTTGTAAAAAAATTATCTAACATCACTGAGAGGCTCTGTCAGGGCTTAGGTGGTGCACTATAATTCTATAGatgaataaaaaatgaaataaaaactaTGATGAACAAAATAGCATATAGCTCTACTGATCAGTAACCTGTAGATGATATTTCAATTGATAACTTATTGTACTTAAATAAGAAAAAGTAATAACAACATTGATGTCAATGTAGGAAGTTGCTGAGAAACTGGAACATGCATTGAGCATTACTGAGTAATTTTCTGTCACAGGGAAACAACTTTGACATTGAGAATAAGAACAGAGCACTAAGGTGGAAGGGACATTGATATATGCTTTGAATGATTCTATGGTTGCTGAAGGCTAAATATGGGAAATTTATCCCAGGAACATATGTTAAGAAGCACACTATGGCTCAACTAAGTCTTATTGGCTTCATTCAAACAATGCTTTCTGTTGAATCAAAACCATAATGAGGATTATTATAAGTCATATTTAGATGAGGAAAATGAATTGTTTAACACGACATAAAGTGCAAAAGCAATGGGATCTATTATAAAAACAAACTCCTATGAGCCATGAGCTAAGTGTGCACCAAAGATCCTTACACAGTCTTACTTTTCCGGGTAGTCTTAGCTTGCTTTCTTCTCAAAATAACCAAAATACTAGCATTACCAAACCAATAATTATTTCCGTTCAATCTTATGACTATTAGCAGTAATCTACTTGTAATTATTTTATAAGCATTACATTTAAATTCCAACTACTACAGATGCGACTTCAAATCAATAGCAATTTCACCGCTACAATTCATTAACATCAAACAGCCACtataacaaaattattaaacCTCAGACAGCTGATCTTTGAACCATTAACTGACAAACAACCatatattcataaaaaattgATTCGAATTCATAAATAAATCCCTAAccaaaacaaataatatttCTCACTGAAACTCAATAAATAACAACAGGGGATAAAAATTACCGAGCGTTACTCTGGGGATAGGCTCGACGCCTCCAGACGGCTTGTAACGCTCCTCCGCCTGATACAAGAGCCGCTGAACCTCCACAAGCCGCGGCGAAGATTTGAAGGATTTGGTGGAGGCGCGACGCTGCGCGCCACCGCAATCCAGTGGCGTCAACGTCGTGCGAAGGAGGCGAATTGATGGAGCCAATATTGCCTTGCCATCTCTCGCTCTAAGCAATGCTGCCATTACCACCAAGTCACGAATTTCAGTTTTCGAGAATACGGAAAGTGAACTTCTGTTCTACAAGTGAAAATGAACGCAATTGGAATTTGAGGGCAGAACAAATTGGTTTTCTTGGCCCAATAATACCATTAGGGCCTGGTTTGCCTATATACctatgtcttcttctttttttattttttattttttattttataaaaaacaaaatatatcatGTCAAAACATGACCCAAACCCAAAATAACTTGAGTCCAAAGATAGAACAAGAGACCGTAAATAGGAAGCCCCACATATCAGGAACCACCACATTatcaaaactaaactaaaactaGGATGAACGAatagctaaaaataaaatatcatatactaAACTAAGAACAATATCAATTCACATCTCTACGTCGAAAGCAGAAATTAGGATAACCAAGTTGGTCCATCCTAACATGCGTCTTCATATATAGGTTTGCCTATAAACCTATGTCAACAGTAGTATATTTTTGGTTACGTAAAGGGCATGTCTTTCCTAATTTAATCGTAAAGGGCATGTCTTTTCTAATTTAATCCTACTATATGGTCTCTAACTTCAAATATAATCTTTGTTTGAGTAAAATCCAATTATACAAATAGAatttaaatgagagaaatggtTATTCTACAAAAACTGGGTGCATGCGGCGCCAAGTGAGCAAACCGCCGAGTTGGCGTTTGTCAACGTGAGTGGTTCATTGTGCAAGGGATTTTACGTTTTTCATGATTTATTGTCTTTTAGGTCTCAATATTAAAGATATACCttatatatttcaaattatCATATCCCAGCCTCGTCCACACCGTAAATATGTATGCCTTAACTCAAAAATAGTTATCTAAGAATTTATCTATAAATCTAGCTTCCGCTTTAGGGTCTATATTGTAATCCATTAGTAggatttattattatgatacaTTAGGATATATTATCTCATCATATTTCTTCATCTATATCTTTATCTGAAGAGAGCTTTAGTAGTTCATCAAGCAAAATAAGACAAGAAATCCTAAGAAATCTAAAGTCAAAAGAATTTATTCTATACAAGAAATTTTCTAGTTTTACTTAATGTTATTCTTGTAATTATTTTTAGCAATATTTGTTATGATGGCCAAATGGGTAGTGGGTAACAGGTGATTCTCATCCCGACCCGATACCCGCTGCTCGACCATAGCGCGAAGCAGGGCGAGATCGAGTATTACAATTTAGTGTGTTGAGGGTATTGGGTATATCTGAAATACCCGCGAATACCCAATTTTATTAGTAgggttttgaaattataattgtggttgattaaaataatatatgacTAAGCAAGTTCTGGTATGTTTCTTTCGTTTTTTGCTTTTCCATCCCATTTCTTTCATAGCTTCATAACTTCATTAGGTCATTTCAATGGCTATACCTAtattaacacacacacacacacacacacacatatatatatatatatatatatatatatatatatatatatatatatggttttgatccatgcaaaaccattcttaatacaaaaatgcagaaccaagcatacaaaagtcatttttaggtcattgtaagcttatttttacgtcattatagtaaggatgacatgaaatggtcttaacatgacctcaaatccaaagtttataatatgacctaaaactgctttacaatgaccctccgtgtttttgtt
This window contains:
- the LOC121757034 gene encoding peptidyl-tRNA hydrolase ICT1, mitochondrial-like, with the protein product MAALLRARDGKAILAPSIRLLRTTLTPLDCGGAQRRASTKSFKSSPRLVEVQRLLYQAEERYKPSGGVEPIPRVTLDHVKISYANSGGGGQGFNKAVNTKVDMRFNVKTAQWLDEKVRERIMQMEKHRINKDGEIVISSKKSKAQKSNAEDAIAKLQVFSYQKKKLQAIIDAASYAPVPPSKETLKKIAELSILAEEKRVEKEKAQLQKKLL
- the LOC121757035 gene encoding uncharacterized protein LOC121757035 → MKLVWSPETASKAYIDTVKSISTMQCELSHESSLAELISAMAAGWNAKVVVETWSRGGVETSIGLAVATHHSGGRHICVVPDKESMAEYKDAMAQSGHIADEVIVEGALEGLEGIDFLVVDCRREEFARMIRAAKLGERGAVLICKNATSDLSWRAVLRRESRVMRSVFLLIGDGVGIAHVGGTSAGTKHRSRWIKGIDQKSGEEVIFRN